The following are encoded together in the Glycine soja cultivar W05 chromosome 5, ASM419377v2, whole genome shotgun sequence genome:
- the LOC114411119 gene encoding kinesin-like protein KIP2, which yields MNQIDDGRTLSPLLDQAPENVLESVLHFLTSRHDRNAASLVYKSWYHAEALTRTELFIKNCYVVSPHRASTQFPRVWSVTINGKPCFADFDLMPLNWGSTSPLRPPHSPKLTTHSSTNSTSNTCPSLTMTSTSSPTPSPPSKTSFSRAVKALAPPLLPPSPLTTVRLVVVLQSIVGKHINRVFTFDKVFGPSTQQMDLYEQVVTPIVNEVLEGFNYTIFAYGQTGTGKIYTMEGKCKKAKSGPNGKLPLGAGVIPRVVK from the exons ATGAACCAAATTGACGATGGTCGAACCCTTTCCCCTCTATTGGACCAAGCCCCAGAGAATGTCTTGGAAAGTGTGCTCCACTTCCTTACCTCCCGGCACGATCGCAACGCCGCCTCACTGGTCTACAAGTCCTGGTACCATGCCGAGGCCCTCACCCGCACCGAGCTCTTCATCAAAAACTGCTACGTCGTGTCCCCGCATCGCGCCAGCACCCAATTCCCCCGCGTTTGGTCTGTGACCATTAATGGCAAGCCATGCTTCGCCGACTTCGACCTCATGCCCCTAAACTGGGGGTCCACTTCACCCCTTAGGCCACCGCACTCTCCCAAACTTACCACTCATTCCTCAACAAACTCCACCTCAAACACATGTCCCTCACTGACCATGACCTCAACCTCCTCTCCCACTCCTTCCCCTCCTTCCAAGACCTCCTTCTCTCGTGCTGTGAAGGCTTTGGCACCACCGCTCTTGCCGCCCTCACCTCTAACTACAG TCCGTTTAGTGGTCGTGTTACAGAGCATCGTCGGCAAGCACATCAACAGGGTTTTCACCTTTGATAAG GTTTTTGGTCCTTCTACACAGCAAATGGATCTTTATGAACAAGTTGTTACTCCAATAGTTAATGAAGTTCTAGAGGGATTTAATTACACTATATTCGCGTATGGTCAAACTGGTACGGGAAAAATCTACACAATGGAAGGGAAATGTAAAAAGGCCAAG AGTGGTCCTAATGGAAAGTTGCCTCTAGGAGCTGGAGTTATTCCTAGGGTTGTCAAGTAG